The sequence GGGATGATTCGACTAGGAAAATCGATGGGCTTATACGTTGTTGCGGAAGGTGTCGAGACCGAAGAGCAATTTGAATTACTCAAAACAATGGGTATAGATGCTATCCAAGGCTATTATATCAGCGCACCTATTAGCGCAGATATGATTTCATTAGACAAATAAAGAGAGAGTGCCTTGAATTCAAAGGGCACTCCCTTTTCATGTTGTCTTCCCTTTTTTCCTTCTCATCGTTGTTTGGAAAAGCAGCTGAATAATCACTTCTGCAAAAACAAGCCCCATTGCAATAGCACCCGATACCATGAAAGCACGTGAAGCATATGAAATGGACGTTATATAATCATTTTCAACAATATGGCGCATTGCATTGTAGGCCATACCTCCAGGAACAAGCGGAATGATACCAGCGACACTAAAAATAATCATTGGCATTTTGAAGCGTTTAGCAAACAGATGTGCAACAATGGCCACCGCAAAAGCACCAAGGAAAGAAGCTTGCACAGGATCCCCCGAATACTGGTTGAACGTACTATAAATGAGCCAACCTGTCATGCCTACAAAACCACAATAGAATAACATCCTGCGTGGCGCATTAAAAATAATTCCAAACCCTGCTGCCGCAAGGAAACTAAGTATCGCCTGAACAATCCACGTCAACTTTCTTCACCCCACTTAAAAAGATAAAACAAGCGCCACGCCAGCACCGATTGCAAAAGCCGTTAGAAATGCCTCGGCACCTTTCGATAATCCAGACACAAAATGACCTGCCATCAAATCACGTACCGCATTCGTAATCAGCAAACCAGGAACAAGTGGCATGACAGAACCGATAATGATTTTATCTAACTCCGTACCAAGCTCTACAAAGATTGCTCCAAAACCAATCAGGCCGATAAACAACGCCGCGACAAACTCCGCAAAAAAACTAACCTTCGTCAACTCTTGCATTTTTGTCGCGATGATAAACCCTACGCCACCAGCAACAACAGCCGCCGGTACATCGGACCAGATTCCTTCGAATAAAATCAAAAAACAGCCACTAGCAATTGCCGCAGCAGCCACTTGTAACCATAGCGGGAACATCACATTGGCTCGTTCAATTTCTTGTAATTTAGCATAAGCTTGTTCAAGTGTATAGTCATCCGTCGATAGCTTGCGTGAAACATCGTTGACGAGCGCCACTTTCTCAAGGTCCGTTGAACGGCTCTTGATTCGAATTAGTTTGGTATGGTACGGGCTACCCGGCGTAAAGATGATGCCTGTCGGTGTAACAAAACTATGGGTAGACGATAATTCTTGCGTTTCAGCTATCCGCTCCATTGTATCCTCTACACGATAGGTCTCCGCCCCAGCCTCCATCATTAAGCGTCCGGCAAGGAGACAACAATCTATCGCCATTTCTTTATCCACTGCTGACATTCTCTTCCCTCCTTGAAACAAAGTAGAATGAAGTTCAATTTCTCTTAAAAGAGGAATATAGTTCGATTCCTCCTAACCCTTTTGAATAATCTTAACGAAGCAAACTGGAAATGACAATGTGTAAAGTAGAAAGAATGAAATTATCACCAAAACGCCTTATTTATCCACCGATACAACCTGGAGAGAAGTTATCATCAAGTGGATAACTTGGTAAGTCTCCAATAACGGTGTTTTCGTTAAACTCGCTGGTAAATCCACCAGTCTTTCATCTCCACTAAAAAACGATCCAGCATTAGTATGCCGGACCGCCGTTTCATTTCTACTTAATCAATCTTCATGCTACCAATAGGAGTAAATGTATCTAATGAGTAATTATTAATTTCCTTCGTAGAGATTGTATACAACTCATCCTTACTATAAATCATACGTTGAATTTGTTTGTCCCATTCCTCATATTGCTCTCCACGTGTATTCTTCTTCAATAAATCACCTTTCAGCACAATCCCTTTTTCAGGTGTAATCTCGTAGACAAGTGCCCCTGCGCTTTGAAGCTCAATATAATCTTTTTTGCCGGTTTCATCGTAGACTGAAACTGGGAAACCATATAAATGACGTTGTGAATGCTGGAACAATGCCTTATGGTCATATTGAACAGGTGAATACGTTCCTCGTCCACCGATAATTTCTGTATCCTGCTCTTTTGGATTGGCAAAATCGGAAATGTCGAATAGCGAAATCTTCATGCCCATCGTCAAAATACGTGGTTCACCGCCGTTTGGATTCTTCTCGGCAACTGTTTCATAACCAAATCCAATGAGATGCGTATCATCGAGTGGATGTAAATAATTACTGAAGCCTGGAATTTTCAGCTCGCCGAGTACTTTTGGCGCAGCAGGATTGGCTACATCAATGACAAACAGTGGATCCGTTTCACGGAATGTCACCATATACGCCTTATCCCCTATAAAACGCGCGGAGTAGATGCGCTCGCCCTTCGCCAGTCCTTCAACTGATCCCGTCAGTTTCATATTTTGATTCAATATGAATAGATGATTTTTGGACGGATTTTTATCATCCCACATATTTCCTTCTGTCATGACAACGCGGAAATTTCCTTTATACTCATCCATTGAAAACTGATTAAGCAAATGGCCCTTGAGCTCAGCCGAACTATGGTATGTCACATCCGTTCCTTTCAAGGCAAACTTGAACAGCTCCGTGTTTGCAGTACCTGGATTCCATATCATCATATTGGAAGTTGACATATTGTCATAAGAAGTTGCTGTGAGATAGAGATTTTCCTTTGACATATACAGCTGTTCGCTGCTACCTAAATAACCTTTTGTGACGACTTTATTTGTAGCTGGCGATGATAGATTGATAGCCGTGATGACAGAATATGACGGCTCCGTCGCACCAGGTAAAATCGCAATATCTTGGTAATCTAGTAGCTGAGTATCCGCACTTCTTTTAGAATCATACATGCTCGGACGTAACACGTCTCCATCGAAATGATCCATTATCCAAAAATACGGATGAACATTTGTGACGAAGTACAGCGTATCTCCCGCTTTCCGCGCGCCGTTCAAATAGCCC comes from Sporosarcina sp. FSL K6-3457 and encodes:
- a CDS encoding threonine/serine exporter family protein — translated: MTWIVQAILSFLAAAGFGIIFNAPRRMLFYCGFVGMTGWLIYSTFNQYSGDPVQASFLGAFAVAIVAHLFAKRFKMPMIIFSVAGIIPLVPGGMAYNAMRHIVENDYITSISYASRAFMVSGAIAMGLVFAEVIIQLLFQTTMRRKKGKTT
- a CDS encoding threonine/serine exporter family protein is translated as MSAVDKEMAIDCCLLAGRLMMEAGAETYRVEDTMERIAETQELSSTHSFVTPTGIIFTPGSPYHTKLIRIKSRSTDLEKVALVNDVSRKLSTDDYTLEQAYAKLQEIERANVMFPLWLQVAAAAIASGCFLILFEGIWSDVPAAVVAGGVGFIIATKMQELTKVSFFAEFVAALFIGLIGFGAIFVELGTELDKIIIGSVMPLVPGLLITNAVRDLMAGHFVSGLSKGAEAFLTAFAIGAGVALVLSF
- a CDS encoding beta-propeller domain-containing protein — translated: MRKSTIGVIAAIFITVGAVASTAFIHQGEVTAATSAVANQGWSKDFSETVKIGDLFVTDDQGKQVTAAITLSNKGKTAHVNGVEPGSYTLHVKPREVNSKQHGAHAFKFTVGQELPAVASAEELVAYFERAKAMQQPVVKESLEMAREESAMADSTSNKSSGSSDHSTTNNQVEGVDEADIVKTDGDFIYAVVGDGKVSITDIRNPKNIEQAAVIKMEEGFYPSQLFLHGKTLVVLGEKYEPYREEQQATSSKRLMPVNSMTMVRLYDVSNPKKPSMIREVGAEGYLNGARKAGDTLYFVTNVHPYFWIMDHFDGDVLRPSMYDSKRSADTQLLDYQDIAILPGATEPSYSVITAINLSSPATNKVVTKGYLGSSEQLYMSKENLYLTATSYDNMSTSNMMIWNPGTANTELFKFALKGTDVTYHSSAELKGHLLNQFSMDEYKGNFRVVMTEGNMWDDKNPSKNHLFILNQNMKLTGSVEGLAKGERIYSARFIGDKAYMVTFRETDPLFVIDVANPAAPKVLGELKIPGFSNYLHPLDDTHLIGFGYETVAEKNPNGGEPRILTMGMKISLFDISDFANPKEQDTEIIGGRGTYSPVQYDHKALFQHSQRHLYGFPVSVYDETGKKDYIELQSAGALVYEITPEKGIVLKGDLLKKNTRGEQYEEWDKQIQRMIYSKDELYTISTKEINNYSLDTFTPIGSMKID